A window of Chromohalobacter canadensis genomic DNA:
GCGTACTGGAGCGGGCTGTCGAGCTTGGTGTCGACTTTTTCGATACGGCAGACATGTATGGGCCGCATCACAACGAAGAACTTATCGGTCGTTTTCTGGCCCGCAGCAAGGCTCAGATTCGCATTGCGAGCAAGTTTGGCATTGTACGCAACCCTGGGGAATATAAGCGTAGCCTGGACAACAGTGCCGACTATGCACGCAAGGCTTGTGAAGCCTCGCTTCGCCGGCTAGGCGTTGAGCAAATCGATCTTTATTACGTCCATCGCATCAACCCTGAAGAACCAATCGAAGAAACAATTGGTGGGCTCGAACGTCTTGTTCAGTCAGGGAAGATCGCCCGTATTGGCCTATGTGAGGTCAGCGCCGCAACGCTACGTCGGGCTCATGCGGTTCACCCGATTACTGCGGTACAGACAGAATATTCTCTATGGACCCGCGAAGTAGAGCGAGAAGTGCTACCCGCCTGTCGCGAGTTAGGCATCGGTTTCGTGCCTTACTCACCACTCGGTCGCGGGTTTCTGACCGGGCGGTTTCAGGATACGGCAGAGTTCGGCGAGGGTGACTTCCGCCCCAATCTGCCGCGTTTCACAGAAGGGGCGATTGACGCCAACCGCCGAATCGCTGATGTGATCGCCGAGGTGGCGGCACAGAAAGGCTGCAGCCCGGCGCAGCTTTCGCTGGCTTGGCTCTTGTCCAAGGGACCCGACATCGTACCGATTCCCGGCACCAAACAGCTGCGCTATATCGAAGAGAATGTCGCCGCAGCGAACATCAGTCTTAGCGTCGAAGAGCAGCGTCAACTCGAAACGGCCACGGCATCACTGCCGGTGGTAGGCGAGCGCTATACCTTGGAGGGCATGAAAGGAGTGAATGTATGAGTGCCATGCCCTGCGGTTGCCGTAATGGCCCTTGGACTGGGCCTGCGGCAACCCACGCCTCAGTGGAATGAATCAAAGGCTGTGCGGGCGGCAACGTGGACTGCATCGGCGAAAAGGTAAGCGAAGCGCTACACGTATGACTCGCGTCGCTCGAGCAAACGTTGCATCGCGCCGGAAGGTGCCTCGACCTGACGATGGCGCCGACTGGAGGCGTAGTTTTCGTTGAACACCTCGAAGTAGTCGTCGAGGATCGCCGAGGCGTCGGTGTCGCCGCTGATGCGCAACAGCTCGGCGGCGACTTCGGCGGTGCATAGATGCTCGCTGGAGGCCGCTTTGCGCAGTCGGTAGCGCGTCAGGCGTGATGTCTTGAGCGGTAGCACCGGGAGCGAGGCCAGGTACTCGCTACGCCGAAAGATCCGCCGCGCCTGGCGCCAGGTGCCGTCGAGAAGGATGAATACCGGCGTGCGCGAGCCAGCCAGTGCTGCGTCGACGGCCTCGGGACCCACCACGCGCTCGGCGTAATCCGCCTGGTCGTCGGGAAAGACGATGAACGGCGCAAAGCGGTCGTCCTCGAGCAGCGCCAGAAGCCGCGGGTCGGGTTCGGTGCGATACCAGGTGAAGACTTGGGTTTCGGGCAGGATATGGCTAATCAAACGACCGGTATTGGTCGGCTTGTAATGCTCGATGGGATGCGTCAAAAGCCAGAAACGTACGCGGCTCTCGGCTGCCACACGGTACGGACACAAGCAGTTGAGCTTGGGCAGCCGGCACTCCGGACAACGCGAGACGAAGCTGCCGCGCGCATTGAACGGCTTGCGCGGCGCGTCGGGGTCATAACCGGAGACCGTCGTGGCTGAATCGGCCGGCGCATCGTGGGATTCATGCATGAGACATCAGGCTGGGTCGAAAAGGCCGGGCATTCTAGCATGCCCGGCCGGGCTTTCATCCACGCGGTGTCGAGGCTGCGGGCGGCGCGTTCGAAGCATGCCGGCGCTTCCAGTAACCCGCCAGCAGCGAACCGGAAACGTTGTGCCACACAGAGAACAAGGCGCCGGGCAGCGCCGCGCCTGCGGTGAAGAATTGATTCGCCAGCGTCACCGCCAACCCTGAATTTTGCAGGCCGACCTCGAAGGCGATGGTGCGCGCGGTACGCGTGTCGAAGCGCAGCGCCCGCGCCAGACCGTACCCCGCCGCGAGGCCGATGCCGTTATGCGCGATGACCGCCAGCGCCACGATGGGTCCCAGCGTGCTCAAGCGTCCGGCATTGAGCGCCACCACGATGGCGATGATCAATACGATGGACGCCATGGCCAGTGTGGCCAAGGCCGGTTCCACACGTTGAATGTGCGTACCCAGCAGGTGATGAATCACCACGCCCAGCACGATGGGCGCAACCACCAACTGAGCGATGCTCAGCAGCATGCCCAGCACCGGCACATCGATGCTCTGGCCCAACAGCAGCAAGGTGATCAACGGCGTGGCGACCACCGAGATCAGCGTCGAGACCATGGTCATCGACACCGACAGCGCCACATGGCCGCCAGCCAACCAGGTCATCACATTGGAGGAAGTTCCGCCCGCCGTGGCACCCACCAGCACCATGCCGATGGTCAGTTCGGGCGACAGGCCCAGCACCCGAGAGACCAGCAGTGCCGCCAGCGGCATGACCAGAAACTGCAGGATGACGCCCACGGCGATGGGCTTGGGCGACTTCACCACGCGTGCGAAGTCGCCCTTGGTGAGCGTCAGCCCCATGGCGAACATGATGATCACCAGTAGCGCCTTGATATAGCCGGCCAAGCCGGTAAAAAGCTCCGGCACCAGGGCGGCGATGACCGCCAACAAGATGGCCCAGACGGGAAACAGACGATTGATACGTTCGAAGATTGGCATGAGTGTCCTAGCGTGTTTCGTCGGTGCTTTATGCACCTTGTTGTATCGAAGGGAGGCAATAGTGTGCCGTAAAACGTGGCGCAGGCGAAGCGCCTCGGCGTCAGGCCCAGTCCGGCATCCACAGCGCGCCCGCGTGACGCCAATGCTCGATCAGCGGCGGCACGCCCTGGCTCGCCGGTTGCGAAATGGCGCGCACGCCACGCGGCGCGAGAGCCTCTGCCTGAGGGTCGACGAGCAAGCATGGTGCCTCCATCGGCGCTTGATCGAGCAGCATCGCCGCCGGCATCACCGCCAGCGATGTGCCCACCACCAGCACGAAATCCGCTTCGGCGACCACGTCGCAGGCCTGGGCGTAACGCGGCACCGGCTCGCCGAACCACACCACGTCCGGACGTAGTTGGCTGCCCTTGTCGCATAACTCACCCATCCGAATGCCCTGCCGCCCCACCGGGTAGCGCAAGCTAGGGTCGGCACTCGAGCGCGCCATGAGAATCTCGCCATGCAGATGCAGCACATCGCGCGATCCAGCCCGCTCGTGCAGGTCATCGATATTCTGAGTGATGACGCTGACGCGAAACCCGGCTCGTTCGAGTTCAGCCAGAGCGTGATGCGCGGCGTTGGGCGATGCCTGACGCGTCTGCGCGCGGCGCTCGTCGTAGAAGCGCAGCACGCTTTCAGGATCGCGGTTGAAGGCCTCGGGCGTGGCGACATCCTCCACGCGATGGTTTTCCCACAGACCGTCGCCGTCGCGGAACGTCTTCAGGCCGCTCTCGGCGCTGATACCCGCCCCGGTGAGGACAACGAGATGCGGTGCCTGATGCTCGCTCATGCCTACCTCGCGTTATGTGGTTCAAGGAAGTGGATGTTGTTCGAGGAGATGTGTGTGATTCAACCCAACTGAAATAACACGATGGCGCCCGCCATCACCACCGCGCACGCCAGACGCTGATAGAACACGCGCCCGCGCTTGAGCGGATCGGCCAGGCCCACGCCTAACCGCGTGGCCAGCAACGCCAGGGCGATCGACAGGATGCCCCGCGACGACTGGATGATATTGCCGTGGACCGCGCCCAGAATATTGAAGGCGATGAACATCAGCAGCATCGACACCAGCCACGCAGACGCCACCGGCCATGTCTTGAGCGCCTTGCGCCACTGGCGCTTGGAGAGCCCGATGCCCACCGGGGCCACCAGCAGGCCGGCCACGCTATACGCCAGAAACACCGACAGCAACGCGCCGTGTAGGCCCGGCACCTCGATGCCGCGGGTCAGCGCGACCACGCCCAGATCGCAGCCCGAATAACCGGCCACCGCAACCAGGATCCAGCCCGCCGCCGAGGGCTTGAGCCGTCCGCCCGCCAGGCTCATGGCAAGCGCCGCGCCGCCACACAGGATCACCGCCGCCCACTGCAGCACGCTCAACGCCTGCTCCGCCGCCAGCGCCGTCACGCCGGCCAGCAGCACGACCTTGAGGCCCAGCAGCGGCGAGACGCGCGACGCCACGTCGCGCCGCAGCGCACGAAAAAGCGCCGCCTGGCCTCCGAGGTAGCACACGTTCATCGCCAGCAGCGGCAACCATACCGCTTCCAGGCGCGCACCGCTGCCCGGGAGCAGCAGCGCCACCCCCAGCAACGAGACGCCGCCCATCAACAGATGGGAAAACACCAGCATGGCGCGCGTGGATAGCGTGTAACGGCTGCCTACATAGGCGGCTACGAAATAATAAATCGCCTGACACAGAGCACCCAATAGGCCCGTGACGACCCCTAGCATCATCGGCTGTACATCCTTGGTGGCAAGATCGACAATAGGCGCCCTTCGAGCGAGCCGAAGGCCCCTTCATGACGTCGGAATTGCCCATACTTTATCAGGACGAGCGCATGGTTGCCGTGCATAAGCCCTCGGGCATGCTCGTTCACCGCAGTGCGATCGCCGCCGATGCGCAGGTATTCGCCCTGCAAACCCTGCGCAATCAGCTAGGGCGCCACGTCTATCCGGTGCACCGGCTCGACCGGCCCACCTCGGGGCTGTTGCTATTCGCCCTCGACCCAGAGATGGCCAAGGCGCTGGGCGAGGAATTCACCGCGCATCGCGTCCATAAGCGGTACTTGGCGGTGGTCCGGGGCGTCGGCCCAGAGCAAGATGTGCTCGATTACGGCCTGCGCGAGGAAGACGGCAAACGCCCCAAGTCGGAAATGCCCGAGCTTGCCGCCTGGACCGCCGTGCGCCGCCTGGATAGCGTCGAACTGCCGGTGCGCATCGACCGTTACCCCCAGGTGCGCTATTCCTTGATGGAAGCACAGCCCTGGACCGGCCGACGGCATCAGATTCGCCGCCACCTTTCGCGGCGTGGCTACCCGATCATCGGTGACGCCAAACACGGCAAGGGCGCCCACAACCGCTTCTTCCGCGATCATCTGGAAAGCCCGCGCCTGTTGCTGGCGGCCGTGGGCATGACGATCTGGCACCCCGAGCAAGCGCGCACGCTGCAACTCGATGCACCCCTGGCCGACGACATGCACACACTGTTCGCGCGCTTCGGTTGGCAGGGCCACGCCCCGGCGACACGCGTCGATTGGCACGCGACGCGCCCTGCTTCGCTATGGCCCACCGGCCACGACCGGTAACGAGGAAAGATCACATGCACGACGATTATGATTTCCGCTTCGGCGGCATCCGCCGACTGTATGGCGCCCAAGCCGCCGCGTTCTTCCGCCGTGCGCACGTGGTGGTCATCGGCGTGGGTGGCGTCGGCAGCTGGGCCGTGGAAGCCCTGGCCCGCGCCGGCATCGGCACCCTGACATTGATCGATCTCGACGATGTCTGCGTGTCCAACGTCAACCGCCAGTTGCACGCGCTGGACGGCACCATCGGCCGGCCCAAGGTCGAGGTGATGGCCGAGCGCTGTCGCGCCATTCAACCGGGTATCACTGTACATGCCGACACCGCCTTCGTGACGCCGACCAACCTCGCCGAGCGCCTGCCCCAGGACGCCGACCACGTCATCGACGCCATCGACAGCGTCATCGCCAAGAGCGCGTTGATCGCCTGGTGCAAGCGCCGCAAGATCGGCCTGACCGTCACCGGCGCGGCGGGCGGCCAGACCGACCCCACGCGTATCCGCGTCGCCGACCTGACACGTACCGAGCACGACCCGCTGCTGGCCAAGGTGCGCGCGCGCCTACGGCGGGATTTCGGCTTCTCGCGCAATCCCAAGCGACGCTTCAGTGTCGAATGCGTCTACTCTGACGAGCAGCTCGTCTACCCCGGCGCCGATGGCGAGGTCTGTCAGCAAAAACCCGGCAATGGCGAGTCCACGCGTCTCGACTGCGCTTCCGGCGTCGGTGCGGCCACCTTCGTCACCGGGAGCTTCGGCTTCGTGGCCGCCTCGCGCACGCTCGCACGGCTCGCCGCCAAAGCCGAGCGCGAACCGGCCGATTCCCACGTTACGGAGATACCCTCATGAGCCATGAGACACGCCCGGTCCCCGGCATCTATCGTCATTACAAGGGCGCCAGCTATGAAGTGCTGGGCGTCGCACATCACAGCGAAACCGAAGAGCCGCTGGTGGTCTATCGCGCGCTATACGGCGACTATGGCCTCTGGGTGCGCCCCCTGACGATGTTCTGCGAAACCGTCGAAGTCGCCGGCGAGCCGGTGCCGCGCTTCGAACTCGAAGCCGCCTTCCGCTGAGCGGCGTACGTCGGAGCATATGCCGGGGCGTACGTTGGAGCCGGAGCGTACTTGGAAAGAGTACGTCGCTGCTCCACGCGGCCTGCAATGCTATAATGCCGCGCTTCTCGTTTCGCGCGACGCCATGACGTTGCCACACATCCGAAGGGGAGAAAGCATGAGCGCACTGGTTGGTGTCATCATGGGCTCGAAGTCCGACTGGGCGACCCTGTGTCATACCGTCGACACGCTTGAGGCACTGGGGATCGAGTACGAGGTCAAGGTCGTCTCGGCCCACCGTACGCCGGATCTGCTGTTCGACTATGCCGCCGGCGCTGCCGACCGCGGGCTGGAAGTCATCATCGCCGGGGCCGGCGGTGCCGCGCATCTGCCCGGCATGGCCGCTGCCAAGACACCCCTACCGGTGCTCGGCGTGCCCGTGCAGTCGAGCATGCTCAGCGGCGTCGACTCGCTACTCTCCATCGTCCAGATGCCGGCGGGCATTCCCACCGGCACCCTGGCCATCGGCCGGGCCGGCGCCATCAACGCCGCCCTGCTCGCCGCCGCCATGCTGGGCAACAAGTATCCGGATATTCGTCAGGCGCTGGAAACCTATCGCGACGCACAGACACAAAAGGTGCTCGACGCGCCTGACCCGCGTCCCACCGACGACACGCAGGAGACATGAATGAATATCGGTATCGTGGGCGGCGGCCAACTGGGTCGGATGCTGGCGCAAGCAGGCGCGCCGCTGGACATGCGTTTCACCTTTCTCGACCCGTCGACCCAGGCCTGCGCCGCCATCCACGGCGTCCATATCTGCGCTGAGTGGGACGACGACGAGGCGCATCAGGCGCTGATCGAGTCCAGCGACGTCCTCACCTTCGAATTCGAGAACGTCTCGACGATGGCCCTGGCCCAGCTCGCCGAGCAGCGCCCGGCCTTCCCGCCGGCCAAGGCGCTGGAAACCGCACGCGACCGTGGCGCCGAGAAATCGCTGTTCCAGTCGCTGGACATCGCCATCGCGCCCATCGCGCTGATCGAAAACCAGGCCGACCTGGAGCGCGCAGTGACCGAGATCGGCCTGCCGGCGGTGCTCAAGACGCGCACCCTGGGTTACGACGGCAAGGGCCAGAAGGTGCTGCGCAACGCCGAGGACGTCCCCGGTAGCGTCGCCGAGCTAGGCGATGTGCCGCTTATCATGGAAGGCTTCATCGACTTCGATCACGAAGTCTCGGCCATCGCCGTGCGTGGTCGCGACGGCGAAGTGCGGGTCTGGCCGCTGTCGCGCAACGAGCATCGTCAGGGCATTCTGCATCGCGCCGAACCGCAGCCCGGTCACCCGCAACAGGCCCAAGCCACCGATTACGCCACGCGCGTGCTCGAAGAATTGGATTACGTCGGCGTCATGGCCTTCGAGTTCTTCGTCACCCGCGACGGCGAGCTGCTGGCCAACGAAATCGCCCCCCGCGTGCATAATTCCGGGCACTGGAGCATCGAAGGCGCGACCACCAGCCAGTTCGAGAACCACCTGCGCGCCATCGCCGGATGGCCGCTCGGCGACACCACGCGCCTCGTGCCCTGCGCCATGCTCAATATCATCGGCGCCTTCCCCGAGCGTGACGCCGTGCTCAGCGTTGCCGGCGCGCACCTGCACGACTACCACAAGGCGCCCCGTCCCGGCCGCAAGATCGGCCATGTCACGGTGCTCGCCCCCGACGAGGCCACGCTGGCCGAACGCACCGCCGATATCGAAGCGCTACTGGTCAACGACCTGGGCTAAGGCTTCGCCTCGTTTCATCCGCCGTAACGCAAGATGCCCGCCAATTGGCGGGCATCTTGTATCAGCATGACCACGACGCGATCACTCGTCGTCGGCACTCATCTGCTGCTGCAGGTAGTTCTGGATTCCCACCTTGTCGATCAGGCCGAGTTCGGTCTCGATCGTATCGATGTGTTCTTCCTCGTCGTTGAGGATGCGGCGGAACAGGTCACGGCTGACGTAGTCGCGCACTTCCTCGCAATAGGCGATGGCGTCGACCAGGTCCTGCCAGCCCGTCTTCTCGATGGCGAGGTCGCACTCGAGCATTTCCTTGGTGTTCTCGCCGATGTGCAGCTTGCCCAGATCCTGCAGGTTGGGAATGCCCTCGAGGAACAGGATGCGCTCGATCAGCTCATCGGCATGACGCATCTCTTCGATGGATTCGTCATATTCCCATTTGCCAAGCTTGGCCAAGCCCCAATCCTTGTACATCTTGGCGTGCAAGAAGTACTGGTTGATCGCCACCAACTCGTTGCCCAGTGCGGTGTTGAGGTACTGAATGACCTTGGCATCACCTTTCATCGTCACGTCTCCCTTGCAGATTCATTTGGTATTAAGGCGAAATGGCCAGCCAGACACGGCCCGGCCGCCACCGCCATGGGATACAGGGAGTATCGACTATTTCGCCGAAAAAGTCGAATTAAGACAATATCTTGCCGCGAAAACGCCGCATTTGTGAAGGATTGGAAATAACAGGCGAGAACGATTGCCACTCCGTTCGCGCCCAGGTTGTGTACGAAATGCCGGCCCAGCACACGAAAACGCCGCTACCCAATGGGATAGCGGCGCTTGGCGATGATTGGTACGCAGCGAAGCGTTTTATAGGCGATGCAACGGCTAGACGGCGTAGGCGAGATCCGCGCTCGGCATCATTTCCTGGGTGATGGCATCACGCGTGATGGCCTTGGCCGTGCAGGCACAGCGGCCACACTGAGTCGCACACTCGGTGCGCTCACGCACTTCTCTCCAACTACGCGCACCGTCTTCAACGGCCTCGCGAATGGCATTGTCGGTCACGCCTCGGCATATGCACACGTACATTCCATCACCTCGCTGATCGC
This region includes:
- a CDS encoding aldo/keto reductase, with product MEKRTLGNDFSVSAIGLGCMGMSEFYGPRDDSESLRVLERAVELGVDFFDTADMYGPHHNEELIGRFLARSKAQIRIASKFGIVRNPGEYKRSLDNSADYARKACEASLRRLGVEQIDLYYVHRINPEEPIEETIGGLERLVQSGKIARIGLCEVSAATLRRAHAVHPITAVQTEYSLWTREVEREVLPACRELGIGFVPYSPLGRGFLTGRFQDTAEFGEGDFRPNLPRFTEGAIDANRRIADVIAEVAAQKGCSPAQLSLAWLLSKGPDIVPIPGTKQLRYIEENVAAANISLSVEEQRQLETATASLPVVGERYTLEGMKGVNV
- a CDS encoding tRNA-uridine aminocarboxypropyltransferase; its protein translation is MHESHDAPADSATTVSGYDPDAPRKPFNARGSFVSRCPECRLPKLNCLCPYRVAAESRVRFWLLTHPIEHYKPTNTGRLISHILPETQVFTWYRTEPDPRLLALLEDDRFAPFIVFPDDQADYAERVVGPEAVDAALAGSRTPVFILLDGTWRQARRIFRRSEYLASLPVLPLKTSRLTRYRLRKAASSEHLCTAEVAAELLRISGDTDASAILDDYFEVFNENYASSRRHRQVEAPSGAMQRLLERRESYV
- a CDS encoding bile acid:sodium symporter family protein, giving the protein MPIFERINRLFPVWAILLAVIAALVPELFTGLAGYIKALLVIIMFAMGLTLTKGDFARVVKSPKPIAVGVILQFLVMPLAALLVSRVLGLSPELTIGMVLVGATAGGTSSNVMTWLAGGHVALSVSMTMVSTLISVVATPLITLLLLGQSIDVPVLGMLLSIAQLVVAPIVLGVVIHHLLGTHIQRVEPALATLAMASIVLIIAIVVALNAGRLSTLGPIVALAVIAHNGIGLAAGYGLARALRFDTRTARTIAFEVGLQNSGLAVTLANQFFTAGAALPGALFSVWHNVSGSLLAGYWKRRHASNAPPAASTPRG
- a CDS encoding SIR2 family NAD-dependent protein deacylase, with translation MSEHQAPHLVVLTGAGISAESGLKTFRDGDGLWENHRVEDVATPEAFNRDPESVLRFYDERRAQTRQASPNAAHHALAELERAGFRVSVITQNIDDLHERAGSRDVLHLHGEILMARSSADPSLRYPVGRQGIRMGELCDKGSQLRPDVVWFGEPVPRYAQACDVVAEADFVLVVGTSLAVMPAAMLLDQAPMEAPCLLVDPQAEALAPRGVRAISQPASQGVPPLIEHWRHAGALWMPDWA
- a CDS encoding EamA family transporter; translation: MMLGVVTGLLGALCQAIYYFVAAYVGSRYTLSTRAMLVFSHLLMGGVSLLGVALLLPGSGARLEAVWLPLLAMNVCYLGGQAALFRALRRDVASRVSPLLGLKVVLLAGVTALAAEQALSVLQWAAVILCGGAALAMSLAGGRLKPSAAGWILVAVAGYSGCDLGVVALTRGIEVPGLHGALLSVFLAYSVAGLLVAPVGIGLSKRQWRKALKTWPVASAWLVSMLLMFIAFNILGAVHGNIIQSSRGILSIALALLATRLGVGLADPLKRGRVFYQRLACAVVMAGAIVLFQLG
- a CDS encoding pseudouridine synthase, with amino-acid sequence MTSELPILYQDERMVAVHKPSGMLVHRSAIAADAQVFALQTLRNQLGRHVYPVHRLDRPTSGLLLFALDPEMAKALGEEFTAHRVHKRYLAVVRGVGPEQDVLDYGLREEDGKRPKSEMPELAAWTAVRRLDSVELPVRIDRYPQVRYSLMEAQPWTGRRHQIRRHLSRRGYPIIGDAKHGKGAHNRFFRDHLESPRLLLAAVGMTIWHPEQARTLQLDAPLADDMHTLFARFGWQGHAPATRVDWHATRPASLWPTGHDR
- the tcdA gene encoding tRNA cyclic N6-threonylcarbamoyladenosine(37) synthase TcdA; amino-acid sequence: MHDDYDFRFGGIRRLYGAQAAAFFRRAHVVVIGVGGVGSWAVEALARAGIGTLTLIDLDDVCVSNVNRQLHALDGTIGRPKVEVMAERCRAIQPGITVHADTAFVTPTNLAERLPQDADHVIDAIDSVIAKSALIAWCKRRKIGLTVTGAAGGQTDPTRIRVADLTRTEHDPLLAKVRARLRRDFGFSRNPKRRFSVECVYSDEQLVYPGADGEVCQQKPGNGESTRLDCASGVGAATFVTGSFGFVAASRTLARLAAKAEREPADSHVTEIPS
- a CDS encoding DUF1653 domain-containing protein; the protein is MSHETRPVPGIYRHYKGASYEVLGVAHHSETEEPLVVYRALYGDYGLWVRPLTMFCETVEVAGEPVPRFELEAAFR
- the purE gene encoding 5-(carboxyamino)imidazole ribonucleotide mutase; this encodes MSALVGVIMGSKSDWATLCHTVDTLEALGIEYEVKVVSAHRTPDLLFDYAAGAADRGLEVIIAGAGGAAHLPGMAAAKTPLPVLGVPVQSSMLSGVDSLLSIVQMPAGIPTGTLAIGRAGAINAALLAAAMLGNKYPDIRQALETYRDAQTQKVLDAPDPRPTDDTQET
- a CDS encoding 5-(carboxyamino)imidazole ribonucleotide synthase produces the protein MNIGIVGGGQLGRMLAQAGAPLDMRFTFLDPSTQACAAIHGVHICAEWDDDEAHQALIESSDVLTFEFENVSTMALAQLAEQRPAFPPAKALETARDRGAEKSLFQSLDIAIAPIALIENQADLERAVTEIGLPAVLKTRTLGYDGKGQKVLRNAEDVPGSVAELGDVPLIMEGFIDFDHEVSAIAVRGRDGEVRVWPLSRNEHRQGILHRAEPQPGHPQQAQATDYATRVLEELDYVGVMAFEFFVTRDGELLANEIAPRVHNSGHWSIEGATTSQFENHLRAIAGWPLGDTTRLVPCAMLNIIGAFPERDAVLSVAGAHLHDYHKAPRPGRKIGHVTVLAPDEATLAERTADIEALLVNDLG
- the bfr gene encoding bacterioferritin; translation: MKGDAKVIQYLNTALGNELVAINQYFLHAKMYKDWGLAKLGKWEYDESIEEMRHADELIERILFLEGIPNLQDLGKLHIGENTKEMLECDLAIEKTGWQDLVDAIAYCEEVRDYVSRDLFRRILNDEEEHIDTIETELGLIDKVGIQNYLQQQMSADDE
- a CDS encoding (2Fe-2S)-binding protein, with the protein product MYVCICRGVTDNAIREAVEDGARSWREVRERTECATQCGRCACTAKAITRDAITQEMMPSADLAYAV